TGCGACCCGATTGTAATGTAAGACAACGAGAACCGGCCGATTATGACCAACGTGATATTAGTGGACGACCACGAGCTCTTCCGGCTCGGCATACGCGGATCGCTCAAGCGGGCAGACGTCTGCATCTTGGGCGAGGCCGAGAGCGGCAAGCAACTCTTCACCCTGCTCAAGACGTTAAAGCCCGACCTCATCTTTCTCGACATCATTCTGCCCGACACAACCGGCATCGACATCGCCCGACGGCTACGGGACTCCTTTCCAGAAATCAAGATCCTCATCCTCTCGGCTGAGAATACGATGGAGACCGTCAGCGACCTACTCCGCATCGGCATCGATGGCTTCATCAGCAAGCGGCGCTGCAACTCCATAGAGCTGACTAAGGCCGTCAGGGTGATCATGGAGGGCGAGAATTACTACGGACGCGACATCTCGTCGCTGATGTACGAGATCGTGGCCATGAAGCGGAAAATGGGCAAAGAGGGGCTCGTGCTCTTCTCCGACCGCGAAGCCGAGATTATCCGCCTATCGCACGAAGGACTGACCGCACGCGAGATCGGCGAAAGACTCTACATCAGCCGTCGCACCGTCGAGACGCACAAAACGCACATCTTCCAAAAGCTCGGCATCAACAACACCCACGAAATGCTCCAGTACGCCATCCGATGCGGCCTCATCAGCCCCGACGGCTGAGGCTTCGTGGAGCCTTCATTACTACACACACCACACACGGAGATCAGAAGAATTTTTCTCCATACATAAACATTACACACACTAAAAATCAACCGAAATGAAAAGGAACTTCATCCTGAGTTTGCTTTTGTGTTCGGGGATGGCGGGCGCCGTACAGGCGCAGCAGGCCGTACCGAACGAGACCGTCGACCCTTCTGACGTCGACACCACCCTCTATCTCGACGAGCAAGTCGTCGTTGGGCACCGCATGAAGCGGCTGAGCCTCTTCCGACTGCCCGTGACCCTCTCCGAGACGCCGCTGACGATGGCCATCGTCGACTCTAAGGCGCTGCGCGATCTGAACATCACCGACCTCTTGCAGATCAACAAGACAACGGCCGGTATCCGCATCATGAACAACTACGGCGGCTTCCACATGTTCCGCGCACGTGGCATGGATGGCCTCGTACTGCTCTCGAACGGTATCCGTGACGAGCGCGCAGAGATCTATTCCTGCGCACCGACTTCATCGTTCGTCGGTGTAGACCGCGTGGAAGTGATCAAGGGTCCGTCGTCCGCACTGATCGGACACTCGGCCATCGGCGGCATTATCAACGTGCTTTACAGCCAGCCTTCGGCCCGCACATCGGTCGATGCACGCATCGCTGTGGGCAGCTGGAACACGTACACGGCACAAGTGGGAGCTACCGGAGCCCTCTCGCCCACGGTCAACTTCCGCCTCGATTACACCGGCATTCAAAGTGACGGCTGGAGGGACAACACCCGCCGAT
The sequence above is drawn from the Tannerella serpentiformis genome and encodes:
- a CDS encoding response regulator; this encodes MTNVILVDDHELFRLGIRGSLKRADVCILGEAESGKQLFTLLKTLKPDLIFLDIILPDTTGIDIARRLRDSFPEIKILILSAENTMETVSDLLRIGIDGFISKRRCNSIELTKAVRVIMEGENYYGRDISSLMYEIVAMKRKMGKEGLVLFSDREAEIIRLSHEGLTAREIGERLYISRRTVETHKTHIFQKLGINNTHEMLQYAIRCGLISPDG